From the genome of Bactrocera oleae isolate idBacOlea1 chromosome 2, idBacOlea1, whole genome shotgun sequence, one region includes:
- the LOC106615944 gene encoding coiled-coil domain-containing protein 134 gives MLFLSRIAIICVHFLIIAQNKHTINGQGVENESDKSVLSASLYSKIFKERRNEHHTVIKKMIASENYEKNFKLLKLAYGKIFQLIRDNNITITSYAYEPLRDGFAPNSDLQEAVSIVMENCCIAAESLIHFPEISYRIFGKQYSKWKLMLNWCYEFVNSFPHIIDESTAKLMSILFQEINEEFRNPDYVNPYHEAPKHQGEKKENKRHKKFKKGPSLSGSKTEL, from the exons ATGCTGTTCTTAAGTCGTATAGCAATTATTTGTGTGCATTTTTTGATTATTGCTCAAAATAAACATACGATAAATGGCCAAGGCGTGGAAAATGAAAGTGATAAGTCAGTTCTATCGGCAAGTCTTT ATTCAAAGATATTTAAGGAACGCCGTAATGAGCATCAcacagtaataaaaaaaatgattgcatcagaaaattatgaaaaaaacttTAAGCTGCTAAAGCTAGCGTACGGCAAAATCTTTCAA CTTATCAGGGACaataatattacaataacaTCATATGCCTATGAACCATTACGGGATGGATTTGCTCCAAATAGTGATTTACAGGAGGCAGTCAGCATAGTTATGGAAAACTGTTGCATAGCTGCCGAAAGTCTGATACATTTTCCAGAAATAAGTTATAGAATTTTTGGTAAACAGTATTCGAAATGGAAATTGATGCTGAATTGGTGTTATGAGTTTGTTAACTCTTTTCCACATATTATTGATGAATCTACTGCCAAATTGATGTCAATTTTATTTCAGGAGATTAACGAAGAGTTTCGTAACCCTGACTATGTAAATCCTTACCATGAAGCACCTAAACATCAAGGAGAAAAAAAGGAGAATAAACGCCATAAGAAGTTTAAGAAAGGTCCATCTTTGAGCGGAAGTAAAACAGAgctataa